A single genomic interval of Armatimonadota bacterium harbors:
- a CDS encoding ABC transporter substrate-binding protein gives MSRARVVGVVLLAGLLLPVSLTAQERGVTPTEILIGSTLPLSGPAAYWGTGVGGGIDAFLKWVNDGGGVHGRKFRVILRDDAYLPARSALNVRELVERDGVFAIVGMIGTANAFAARDYIAESKTLWISPTTNDIWAGYRHRQYLFVTYPSYHNEGRILTQYAAEKLGTKAIAVFYQNDEYGLGLLRGVKYGVAASRGVRLVGQASYEVTDTDVSAQAVKLRGSGADTVFIAATPGQGALIVREMAKLGWRPTLLATFTLGDPIMFTLAGEAWNDVYSTAYFPLPGLGDTRVDQMLATLIRYTPALARSPYNALAGVTFIEPLVEALRRTGPTVTKDRVVAALESLRNWNGEVSRGVTFGPNRRQGLNRIYIVKASGGKYVKITDWIEYPTQY, from the coding sequence ACGCCCACCGAGATTCTCATCGGCAGCACCCTCCCCCTCTCCGGTCCCGCCGCCTACTGGGGCACCGGGGTCGGCGGGGGAATCGACGCCTTCTTGAAGTGGGTCAACGACGGGGGCGGCGTGCACGGGCGGAAGTTCCGGGTGATTCTGCGGGACGACGCCTACCTGCCGGCGCGCAGCGCCCTGAACGTGCGGGAGCTGGTGGAGCGGGACGGGGTCTTTGCCATCGTGGGGATGATCGGTACGGCCAACGCTTTCGCCGCCAGGGACTACATCGCCGAGAGCAAGACCCTGTGGATCAGCCCCACCACCAACGACATCTGGGCCGGTTACCGCCACCGCCAGTACCTCTTCGTCACCTACCCCTCCTACCACAACGAGGGGCGCATCCTCACCCAGTACGCGGCAGAGAAGCTGGGGACCAAGGCCATCGCCGTCTTCTACCAGAACGACGAGTACGGGCTGGGGCTGCTGCGGGGGGTGAAGTACGGCGTGGCGGCGTCCAGGGGCGTCAGGCTGGTGGGACAGGCCTCCTACGAGGTCACGGACACAGACGTCAGCGCCCAGGCGGTGAAGCTGCGGGGCAGCGGTGCCGACACCGTCTTCATCGCAGCCACACCCGGGCAGGGCGCGCTCATCGTCCGGGAGATGGCCAAGCTGGGCTGGCGGCCCACCCTCCTGGCCACCTTCACCCTGGGCGACCCCATCATGTTCACCCTGGCCGGGGAAGCGTGGAACGACGTCTACTCCACCGCCTACTTCCCCCTGCCCGGGTTGGGTGACACCAGGGTGGACCAGATGCTGGCCACGCTGATCCGCTACACTCCTGCGCTGGCCCGCAGCCCCTACAACGCCCTGGCCGGGGTGACCTTCATCGAGCCCCTGGTAGAGGCGCTGCGGCGCACAGGGCCCACCGTGACCAAGGACCGGGTGGTGGCGGCGCTGGAGTCCCTGCGCAACTGGAACGGGGAGGTCTCCCGCGGCGTCACCTTCGGACCCAACCGGCGCCAGGGGCTGAACCGCATCTACATCGTCAAGGCCTCCGGCGGCAAGTATGTGAAGATCACCGACTGGATCGAATATCCGACGCAGTACTAG
- a CDS encoding ABC transporter ATP-binding protein, whose protein sequence is MVSAAAPLLEVSNLSIAFGGIQALAGVNYTVDPRTLVSIIGPNGAGKTTLFNCIGGLYRPDRGTIRFHGRSLIGLKPDAIARLGIARTFQNIELFRSSTVLDNVLLGRHLHFRAGFVAAALGTPPWRREEVRHRRRAEEILDFLDLQSARHRRVGDLPLGLQRLVEIARALASEPELLLLDEPSSGMTAEEKSDLSFRIKDVQEEWGIAVVVVEHDLRLVMDISQRVTVLDHGVKIAEGTPAEVQRHPEVIRAYLGEAVASTA, encoded by the coding sequence GTGGTGTCTGCGGCGGCTCCACTGCTTGAGGTCAGCAACCTCTCCATCGCCTTCGGCGGGATCCAGGCGCTGGCGGGGGTCAACTACACCGTCGACCCCCGCACCCTGGTCTCCATCATCGGCCCCAACGGCGCCGGCAAAACCACGCTGTTCAACTGCATCGGGGGTCTGTACCGCCCCGACCGCGGCACCATCCGCTTCCATGGCCGCTCCCTGATCGGCCTCAAGCCCGACGCCATCGCCCGCCTGGGGATTGCCCGCACCTTCCAGAACATCGAGCTCTTCCGCAGTAGCACCGTCCTGGACAACGTCCTGCTGGGTCGCCACCTGCACTTCCGGGCGGGGTTTGTCGCCGCCGCCCTGGGAACCCCACCCTGGCGGAGGGAGGAAGTCCGCCACCGCCGCCGCGCGGAGGAGATTCTGGACTTCCTGGACCTGCAGAGCGCACGACACCGCCGTGTGGGCGACCTCCCGCTGGGCCTGCAGCGCCTGGTGGAGATCGCGCGGGCTCTGGCCTCCGAGCCGGAACTGCTGCTGCTGGACGAGCCCAGTAGCGGCATGACCGCCGAGGAGAAGAGCGACCTCAGCTTCCGGATCAAGGACGTTCAGGAGGAGTGGGGCATCGCCGTGGTGGTGGTGGAGCACGACCTGCGCCTGGTGATGGACATCTCACAGCGGGTCACGGTGCTGGATCACGGGGTGAAGATCGCCGAGGGAACGCCGGCGGAGGTGCAGCGCCACCCGGAGGTGATCCGCGCCTACCTGGGGGAGGCGGTGGCGTCCACGGCGTGA
- a CDS encoding ABC transporter ATP-binding protein — protein MSSPLLQVQNIETRYYGRLTVLRGVSLAVAEGQIVAVLGSNGAGKSTLLRTIMGYIPDQPEKGAVHVLGRRVNGWDPEDVARLGVAYIPEGRGIFPELTVEENLALGAYTRRGPAVRADLERVEALFPVLRERRRQVAGTLSGGEQQMLAIARALLMRPRLLMLDEPSLGLAPMVVAEIFRVIREVHTSGTAILLVEQNARMALELAQWGYVMENGRIVLEGPAARLRDNPHVQELYLGVVREPSVKGFRRYKVRRRWA, from the coding sequence GTGAGCAGCCCGCTGCTGCAGGTGCAGAACATCGAGACCAGGTATTACGGGCGGCTCACCGTGCTGCGCGGGGTGAGCCTGGCCGTGGCCGAGGGGCAGATCGTGGCCGTCCTGGGCAGCAACGGCGCAGGCAAGTCCACTCTGCTGCGTACGATCATGGGCTACATCCCTGACCAGCCGGAGAAGGGCGCGGTACACGTGCTGGGGCGGCGGGTGAACGGCTGGGACCCGGAGGACGTGGCCCGCCTGGGCGTGGCCTACATCCCTGAAGGTCGGGGCATCTTCCCTGAGCTCACCGTGGAGGAGAACTTGGCGCTGGGCGCCTACACCCGCCGCGGCCCCGCGGTGCGCGCCGACCTGGAGCGGGTGGAGGCCCTCTTCCCCGTGCTGCGGGAGCGGCGGCGGCAGGTGGCGGGGACGCTCTCAGGGGGAGAGCAGCAGATGCTGGCCATCGCCCGGGCGCTGCTCATGCGGCCCAGGCTGCTCATGCTGGACGAACCCTCCCTGGGGCTGGCCCCCATGGTAGTGGCGGAGATCTTCCGGGTGATCCGCGAGGTGCACACCTCCGGCACGGCCATCCTCCTGGTGGAGCAAAACGCGCGGATGGCGCTGGAGCTGGCCCAGTGGGGCTACGTGATGGAAAACGGCCGCATAGTCCTGGAAGGCCCTGCCGCCCGGCTGCGGGATAACCCCCACGTGCAGGAGCTGTACCTGGGAGTGGTACGGGAACCCTCGGTGAAAGGGTTCCGCCGTTACAAGGTCCGCCGTCGCTGGGCCTGA
- a CDS encoding AMP-binding protein — MLTQAPPVLGESVPAAFFARAMMRPRQAALRRKRLGLWESVTWQEYAEQVRLVAHGLMALGVVPGERVGLVGENRPEWLFADLGIQSVGAWTTGIYTSSSPEQVHYILEHAGCRVFFVEGEEQLDKALEVRARLPALQQIVVMDPEGLRTFRDPQVLMWDEFLNLGRAHRAAHPGALQDRLAGIRADDVALLIYTSGTTGPPKGAMLTHRNILWTVEALAGALGYHPDDEVLSYLPLSHIAERMVSVLVPACHGYTVNFVENLDTVLDNLREVAPTILFAVPRIWEKLYSGVDLHMREADPLKRLAYRAAVAVGRRAAPYRQRGRPLPPGLRVLYGLSDLLVLHPLRRRLGLHRLRWALSGGAPVAPDILEYFWSLGVTVLQVYGQTEGSGPTTVHRTGDVRPETVGVPLPGVQVRLAEDGEILVRGGNVFVGYYKDPAATAATIRDGWLYSGDVGVFDPDGHLRITDRKKDLFITAAGKNIAPQYIENKLKFSPYINDAVVIGDGQRYLVALVVIDEENVTKWAQDRRLPFTTYTDLTQQEEVRNLIAREVEAVNRTLSSPEQVKKFAILPKRLYAEDGEVTPTLKVKRKMVMEKYRDLIQGLYR, encoded by the coding sequence GTGCTGACGCAGGCTCCGCCTGTCCTCGGTGAGAGCGTCCCGGCGGCATTCTTCGCCCGGGCCATGATGCGCCCGCGGCAGGCCGCGCTGCGGCGCAAGCGTCTGGGGCTGTGGGAGTCCGTTACCTGGCAGGAGTATGCCGAGCAGGTGCGCCTGGTGGCGCACGGGCTGATGGCCCTGGGTGTGGTCCCGGGGGAGCGGGTGGGCCTGGTGGGCGAAAACCGGCCGGAGTGGCTCTTCGCCGACCTGGGGATCCAGAGCGTCGGCGCCTGGACCACCGGGATCTACACCTCCAGCAGTCCCGAGCAGGTGCACTATATCCTGGAGCACGCTGGCTGCCGCGTTTTCTTTGTCGAGGGGGAGGAGCAGCTGGACAAGGCTCTGGAGGTGCGCGCCCGGCTGCCAGCGCTGCAGCAGATCGTCGTCATGGATCCCGAGGGCCTGCGTACCTTCCGCGACCCGCAGGTCCTGATGTGGGACGAGTTTCTCAACCTGGGACGGGCGCACCGGGCGGCCCACCCCGGGGCCCTGCAGGACCGCCTGGCGGGCATCCGGGCTGACGACGTGGCCCTGCTCATCTACACCTCGGGGACGACCGGCCCGCCCAAGGGAGCCATGCTCACCCACCGCAACATCCTCTGGACCGTGGAGGCGCTGGCCGGCGCCCTGGGCTACCATCCCGACGACGAGGTGCTCTCCTACCTGCCGCTGTCGCACATCGCCGAGCGCATGGTCTCGGTACTGGTGCCGGCCTGCCACGGCTACACCGTGAACTTCGTGGAGAACCTGGACACGGTGCTGGACAACCTGCGCGAGGTGGCCCCGACCATCCTCTTCGCCGTGCCCCGAATCTGGGAGAAGCTGTACTCGGGGGTGGACCTGCACATGCGCGAGGCAGACCCCCTCAAGCGGCTGGCCTACCGTGCGGCCGTGGCGGTGGGACGGCGGGCGGCGCCCTACCGGCAGAGGGGGCGCCCCCTGCCCCCGGGCCTGAGGGTGCTCTACGGGTTGAGCGACCTGCTGGTCCTGCACCCCCTGCGTCGCCGCCTGGGCCTGCACCGCCTGCGCTGGGCCCTCTCCGGCGGCGCCCCCGTGGCCCCCGACATCCTGGAGTACTTTTGGAGCCTGGGCGTGACCGTGCTGCAGGTCTACGGGCAGACCGAGGGCAGCGGCCCCACCACGGTGCACCGGACGGGGGATGTACGGCCGGAGACGGTGGGCGTGCCGCTACCCGGGGTGCAGGTGCGCCTGGCCGAGGACGGAGAGATCCTGGTCCGGGGAGGCAACGTCTTCGTGGGGTACTACAAGGATCCTGCGGCCACGGCGGCCACCATCCGGGACGGCTGGCTCTACTCCGGGGACGTGGGGGTCTTCGACCCCGACGGACACCTGCGTATCACCGACCGGAAGAAGGACCTCTTCATTACCGCCGCGGGCAAGAACATCGCGCCGCAGTACATCGAGAACAAGCTGAAGTTCTCCCCCTACATCAACGACGCCGTGGTCATCGGCGATGGGCAACGCTACCTGGTGGCGCTGGTGGTGATCGACGAGGAGAACGTGACCAAATGGGCACAGGACCGCCGTCTGCCCTTCACCACCTACACTGACCTCACGCAGCAGGAGGAGGTGCGAAATCTCATCGCCCGGGAGGTGGAGGCGGTGAACCGGACGCTCTCCTCCCCGGAGCAGGTGAAGAAGTTCGCTATCCTGCCCAAGCGCCTCTACGCTGAGGACGGCGAGGTCACCCCCACTCTCAAGGTGAAGCGGAAGATGGTCATGGAGAAGTACCGGGACCTGATCCAGGGCCTTTACCGGTAG
- a CDS encoding MBL fold metallo-hydrolase, with product MTLPVHPIAIPTPFPVGPVNAYLLPHEPVTLVDPGPKTAPARAALQAGFEAAGVPLRALRRIILTHGHTDHFGLAAELAAETGATVYAHPDDAPKFSGERTFTSHLLDFLRQHGAPEELGPLVIEALRAMRPLMDPLTDFEPLLEGMRLSCGNDHLTVLHTPGHSAGHICLRVDEAIIAGDVLLEAVSPNPLLEFGPGGQRIRTLPLLLDSLRRLLQLNPVQVFPGHGEPFGPAAPRIHRLLEHHAQRQERVVALLGGSPQQAFDLSRALFPDVDPLNRLLALSEVNGHLDLLVAAGRVVETVEGGRVFYRRRD from the coding sequence GTGACCCTGCCTGTCCACCCGATCGCCATTCCCACGCCGTTCCCCGTTGGGCCGGTCAACGCCTACCTACTCCCCCATGAGCCGGTGACTCTGGTAGACCCCGGACCGAAGACTGCCCCGGCCAGGGCCGCGCTCCAGGCGGGATTCGAGGCGGCGGGAGTGCCCCTGCGCGCCCTGCGCCGCATCATCCTCACCCACGGGCACACCGACCACTTTGGGCTGGCCGCTGAGCTGGCCGCGGAGACGGGAGCCACGGTCTACGCCCATCCCGACGACGCCCCCAAGTTTTCTGGCGAACGCACGTTCACTTCACACTTGCTGGACTTCTTGAGGCAGCACGGGGCGCCGGAGGAACTCGGTCCCCTGGTCATCGAGGCGCTGCGGGCGATGCGCCCGCTGATGGATCCGCTCACCGACTTCGAGCCCCTTTTGGAGGGCATGCGCCTTTCCTGCGGCAACGATCACCTGACCGTCCTGCACACCCCCGGGCACTCCGCGGGTCACATATGCCTGAGGGTGGATGAGGCAATCATCGCCGGTGACGTCCTCCTGGAGGCCGTCAGCCCCAACCCGCTGCTGGAGTTCGGCCCCGGGGGACAGCGCATTCGCACCCTGCCCCTGCTGCTGGACTCACTGCGCCGCCTGCTCCAGCTCAATCCGGTGCAGGTCTTTCCCGGCCACGGCGAGCCCTTCGGGCCAGCGGCCCCACGCATCCACCGGCTGCTGGAGCACCACGCCCAGAGGCAGGAGCGGGTGGTCGCCCTGCTGGGTGGCAGCCCGCAGCAGGCCTTCGACCTGTCCCGGGCGCTATTCCCCGACGTCGACCCCCTGAACCGGCTGCTCGCCCTCTCCGAGGTGAACGGACACCTGGACCTCCTCGTGGCCGCGGGCCGGGTGGTGGAGACCGTGGAAGGGGGACGGGTCTTCTACCGCC